The DNA segment CGTTTCGCTCGACAGGATCCCCGCGACCGCTTCAGGGTGTGGACCGCCGATGAGTCGACGAAGCGTGTCCTCCATCGTCTCCTCGTCGCGCTTGTGTGATGCGATGTACTCGTGAAATTCTTCGGAGATCCGCATCGACTTGCTCATTACTGTATACTCTGGTATACGTGCTATTCAATGCTCGGGACCGACGGGATCGGTACAGATGGGCAAAACCCGTCGAGTGCTCCCTACCGGGTGAAATTGACGCGGACGAAGTTCTATCCGTCCTTCAGGCAGTTCACTCGAGTATCCGCTGCGTATCCAATCGACAGACTGCTATCCGGTCGGAGATATATAGTATCTCGCGAGAAACGAACTGGAGAGAGCAATGAGTCTCGAGACAGGAGATTCCCACGACATCGCGACGGTGGGGATCCTCGGCGGCATGAGCAGCGAGTCGACGCGGGAGTACTACCGCCAAATCGACGAGGGAATCAACGACGAACTGGGCGGCCACAACGCGGGCGACCTCGTTATTCGTAGCATCAACTTCGCCGCAATCGAACGCTGCATCCGGACCGAGCGGTGGGACCGGGCTGGCGATATGCTCGTCGACGCCGCGATCGATCTCGAAGCCGCCGGGGCGGACTTCGTCGTCATGGCGACGAACACGATGCACCGCGTCGCGCCCCGACTGGTCGATGCCCTCTCGATACCGTTCGTCCACATCGTCGACGTCGCGGCCGAGGCGATCCGGGCCGACGGGCTCCAGACGGTCGGCGTGCTTGGGACCGCAGCCGTAATGGAGGGAGACTTCTACCGGGATCGGTTCGCCGACCACGGCATCGAGACGCTCGTTCCCGACGCAGACGACCGGGAGGCGGTCGACCGGATCATCTTCGAAGAGTTGACCCACGGCGAGGTGCTGGCCGACTCCAGGGAGCGCTATCTGGAGATCGTCGACCGACTGGTCGAGCGTGGGGCTGAGGGGGTCGTCCTTGG comes from the Halovivax cerinus genome and includes:
- a CDS encoding aspartate/glutamate racemase family protein; the encoded protein is MSLETGDSHDIATVGILGGMSSESTREYYRQIDEGINDELGGHNAGDLVIRSINFAAIERCIRTERWDRAGDMLVDAAIDLEAAGADFVVMATNTMHRVAPRLVDALSIPFVHIVDVAAEAIRADGLQTVGVLGTAAVMEGDFYRDRFADHGIETLVPDADDREAVDRIIFEELTHGEVLADSRERYLEIVDRLVERGAEGVVLGCTEIELLVSQADRPDVPLYDTTALHVERAVERSLGDGSVNSP